The following proteins come from a genomic window of Melioribacteraceae bacterium 4301-Me:
- a CDS encoding DinB family protein, with product MLREILLELFERDLSKLKDEVNSYKSETNIWKTERAISNSAGNLVLHLCGNLKLFIGSTLGKFRYERDRESEFNVKNVPIESLVKNIEETLLIVKATLLDMKQEDFEKAYPLKVLGKEMTTSYFLVHLLSHLNYHLGQVNYHRRLIE from the coding sequence ATGTTAAGAGAAATATTATTAGAACTATTCGAACGCGACCTTTCAAAACTAAAAGATGAAGTAAATTCTTATAAAAGCGAAACAAATATTTGGAAAACAGAAAGAGCTATCTCTAACTCTGCAGGAAATCTTGTTCTTCATTTATGTGGCAATTTAAAACTTTTTATTGGCAGTACTTTAGGAAAATTTAGATATGAAAGAGATAGGGAAAGTGAATTTAATGTGAAAAATGTTCCAATAGAAAGTTTAGTTAAGAATATCGAAGAAACACTGCTAATAGTTAAAGCAACTTTATTGGATATGAAACAAGAAGACTTTGAGAAGGCCTATCCGTTAAAAGTACTTGGTAAAGAAATGACCACTTCATACTTTCTTGTTCATTTACTTTCTCATTTAAACTATCATTTAGGACAAGTTAACTATCACAGGAGACTAATTGAGTGA
- a CDS encoding alpha/beta hydrolase has protein sequence MSDIITKNISVEKTARYFLLGKSFGKVEELWFVLHGYGQLAEDFIKQFEFLNNGSNLIVAPEALNKFYVRGFSGKIGASWMTKEDRENEIADYINYLNKISETIFNDVTPQKINVLGFSQGTATVCRWLNSSKLKPENIFLCSGGVPPDLHLDKENSFLHKSKLWLIVGNADEFISKDRIDEEEELLKKSGTSYKLIVFDGGHTMNLISLKNILKN, from the coding sequence TTGAGTGATATAATAACTAAAAATATTTCCGTAGAAAAAACAGCCCGTTATTTTTTGTTGGGAAAATCTTTTGGCAAGGTCGAAGAGCTTTGGTTTGTATTGCACGGGTATGGACAGTTAGCAGAGGATTTTATTAAGCAATTTGAGTTTTTGAATAACGGCAGCAATTTAATTGTAGCACCAGAAGCATTAAATAAATTTTATGTAAGGGGATTTTCAGGTAAAATCGGTGCATCGTGGATGACAAAAGAGGACCGAGAAAATGAAATAGCAGATTATATTAATTATTTGAATAAAATTAGTGAAACAATTTTTAATGATGTAACACCACAAAAAATAAATGTGCTTGGATTTTCACAAGGTACAGCAACTGTTTGTCGTTGGCTTAATTCAAGTAAATTGAAACCAGAAAATATATTTTTATGCAGTGGAGGTGTTCCACCCGACTTACATTTGGACAAAGAAAATTCTTTCCTGCATAAATCTAAATTATGGCTAATTGTAGGAAATGCTGATGAATTTATTTCAAAAGATAGAATTGATGAAGAGGAAGAACTATTGAAAAAATCAGGTACAAGTTATAAACTGATTGTTTTTGATGGTGGGCACACTATGAACTTAATTTCTCTTAAAAATATATTAAAAAATTAA
- a CDS encoding cation diffusion facilitator family transporter yields MTTMTLNFVITAAQIIGGLISGSLSLISDALHNLSDGISIIITYVAIKLKQKDNSHKHTFGLKRAEILAAVINASALIIIYGFIFFEAISRFTEPKEIKPSLMMLVASIGLIANVIGTFLLKRDSVDSLNVRSSYLHLLSDTISSVAIIAGGIAIYLWKSYWVDPLLTILIGFYIVKESYEILSNAVHVLMEGAPPEISLHEIKKIVEAFQEVDDIHHIHLWTIGENDVHLEAHVNIADMKISQSDRLRKEIEKTLQNNLGINHITLQFECNQCLDEGLIGQHK; encoded by the coding sequence ATGACTACAATGACTTTGAACTTTGTTATTACAGCTGCACAAATAATTGGTGGTTTAATTTCTGGCAGTCTTTCATTAATTTCCGATGCATTACATAATCTAAGTGACGGGATATCAATTATTATAACATATGTGGCTATCAAATTAAAACAAAAAGACAATTCCCATAAACATACATTTGGCTTAAAAAGAGCAGAAATATTAGCCGCCGTTATAAATGCATCAGCTTTGATTATTATTTATGGCTTCATTTTTTTTGAAGCAATTTCAAGATTTACAGAGCCTAAAGAAATTAAGCCTTCGCTTATGATGTTGGTAGCTTCAATAGGATTAATTGCAAATGTTATTGGTACTTTTTTGTTGAAACGTGACTCAGTTGACAGCTTAAATGTAAGATCTTCTTACTTGCATTTGCTGAGCGATACTATTTCTTCGGTGGCAATTATAGCTGGCGGTATTGCAATATATTTATGGAAAAGTTATTGGGTCGATCCTCTATTAACAATTTTAATAGGGTTTTACATAGTAAAAGAAAGTTACGAAATTTTATCAAACGCAGTTCATGTGCTAATGGAAGGTGCACCACCTGAAATTTCTCTTCATGAAATAAAGAAAATTGTGGAAGCATTTCAGGAAGTTGATGATATTCACCACATCCATTTGTGGACTATTGGCGAAAACGATGTGCATTTAGAGGCTCATGTTAATATTGCTGATATGAAAATAAGTCAAAGTGATAGACTCCGAAAAGAAATTGAAAAAACACTGCAGAATAATCTTGGCATTAATCATATAACTTTACAATTTGAGTGTAACCAATGTCTTGATGAAGGTCTAATAGGTCAGCATAAATAA
- a CDS encoding YceI family protein produces the protein MDILGLSLITLGLVAGSTQVETTWEFDKAHSKVGFSVRHMVISEVEGYFKEFNGSVVTKGDDFTTAKIEFTVNVPSINTDNEQRDNHLRSDDFFNAEKYPTIFFKSKEIKKVGDNKFKLIGDLTIRDVTKPVELDVTFYGIVKDPWGNTRAGFKITGELNRFDYNLKWSGVLETGGLVAGKEVKLDINVELIKKA, from the coding sequence ATGGACATATTAGGCTTAAGTCTCATTACACTTGGATTAGTGGCGGGTTCTACACAAGTTGAAACAACTTGGGAGTTCGATAAAGCCCATTCAAAAGTGGGTTTTAGTGTTCGCCACATGGTAATATCTGAAGTTGAAGGTTACTTCAAGGAATTCAACGGTTCAGTAGTTACTAAAGGGGATGACTTCACAACAGCTAAAATAGAATTTACGGTTAATGTTCCCTCTATTAATACTGATAATGAACAAAGAGATAATCACCTCAGATCGGATGACTTTTTCAACGCAGAGAAATATCCAACAATATTTTTTAAGAGTAAAGAAATAAAGAAAGTCGGTGATAATAAATTCAAATTAATTGGTGATCTTACTATACGCGACGTTACTAAACCAGTAGAACTTGATGTAACATTTTATGGTATAGTTAAAGACCCTTGGGGAAATACTAGAGCGGGCTTTAAAATTACAGGCGAATTGAATAGATTTGATTATAATTTGAAGTGGAGTGGAGTTCTTGAAACAGGTGGACTCGTTGCAGGAAAAGAAGTTAAGCTTGATATCAATGTTGAGTTAATTAAAAAAGCATAA
- a CDS encoding MarR family winged helix-turn-helix transcriptional regulator, with the protein MKLEEEIKQTKFRNEFHKLAVNIIYSNSWVTKKHIIIMKDFNITPAQFNILRILRGQYPNPATVNLLKERMLDKMSDASRLVDRLVEKKLAERNVCPNDRRKVDVLITEKGLELLREIDSLNDALDAIFSNLSEDEAKTLNELLDKMRG; encoded by the coding sequence ATGAAACTTGAAGAAGAAATAAAGCAAACTAAATTTAGAAATGAATTTCATAAATTAGCAGTTAATATAATTTATTCTAATAGCTGGGTTACAAAAAAGCATATTATCATTATGAAGGATTTTAACATTACACCCGCGCAGTTTAATATATTAAGAATTCTGCGCGGGCAATACCCTAACCCAGCCACTGTTAATTTGCTTAAGGAAAGAATGTTAGATAAAATGTCTGATGCTTCACGATTAGTAGATCGTTTGGTGGAAAAAAAATTGGCAGAAAGAAATGTTTGTCCAAATGACAGAAGAAAAGTGGATGTCCTAATTACAGAAAAAGGATTAGAGTTATTAAGAGAGATAGATTCTTTAAATGATGCATTAGATGCCATCTTTAGTAATTTAAGTGAAGATGAAGCTAAAACACTTAATGAGCTTCTTGATAAAATGCGCGGTTAG
- a CDS encoding OsmC family protein translates to MEQKYTYKTRVDWISGRQGELTVPNFPKIIVATPPEFPKGIPNTWSPEHLFVASINICLMTTFLAIAENSKLEFISYYCEGIGIIEKVENKFMFTKVELYPKIVVKQSKDIERCERIIKKAEEHCLVSNSIKTKIILKTEIKPS, encoded by the coding sequence ATGGAACAAAAATATACATATAAAACAAGAGTTGACTGGATAAGTGGGAGACAAGGAGAATTAACGGTTCCAAATTTTCCTAAAATTATAGTTGCTACTCCTCCCGAATTTCCAAAAGGTATCCCAAACACTTGGTCACCTGAACATTTATTTGTAGCTTCAATAAATATATGTTTAATGACCACATTTTTAGCCATTGCGGAAAATTCCAAACTAGAATTTATTAGTTATTACTGTGAGGGGATCGGCATAATAGAAAAAGTTGAAAACAAATTTATGTTCACTAAAGTGGAACTTTACCCTAAAATTGTTGTAAAACAGTCTAAAGATATTGAAAGATGCGAAAGAATTATAAAAAAAGCAGAAGAACATTGTTTAGTATCAAATTCAATAAAGACGAAAATAATATTGAAAACAGAAATTAAACCTTCATAG
- a CDS encoding zf-HC2 domain-containing protein → MNDFNQNISASSPTCKDVMNHICDNLGEELDSPKCVEIKAHLEHCDNCKKYFKSIETTIEFYKKYNVSLSEEAHNKLLEFLGLKQT, encoded by the coding sequence ATGAACGATTTTAATCAAAATATAAGTGCATCGTCACCGACATGTAAAGACGTTATGAATCATATTTGTGATAATCTTGGGGAAGAACTCGACTCTCCAAAGTGCGTTGAAATTAAGGCTCATCTTGAGCATTGCGACAACTGCAAAAAATATTTTAAATCAATTGAGACTACAATAGAATTTTATAAAAAATATAACGTTTCCCTTTCAGAAGAAGCGCATAATAAGTTATTAGAATTTCTCGGCTTAAAACAAACTTAA
- a CDS encoding RNA polymerase sigma factor yields MNEEELIKKAQEGDKKALEELVKLYEQTVYNFSYKICRNKERAENTMQETFLSMVKNIHQFSGQSKLSTWLYRVVVNHCLMLARSESKYGFTSLEDDDALIDEKNIADWNVTPEKVTENNELKDLLDKAIQKLPPDYRIVFTLRDVEGFSTEETSKIVDLSIPAVKSRLHRARAFLRNELNERLRYERF; encoded by the coding sequence ATGAACGAAGAAGAATTAATTAAAAAAGCACAAGAAGGCGATAAAAAAGCGCTCGAGGAACTAGTTAAACTATACGAACAAACAGTATATAATTTTTCGTATAAAATATGCCGAAACAAAGAACGAGCTGAAAATACAATGCAAGAAACTTTCTTAAGCATGGTAAAAAATATTCATCAGTTTTCCGGTCAATCGAAACTTTCCACATGGCTATATAGGGTAGTGGTAAACCATTGCTTAATGCTTGCACGTTCTGAGAGCAAATATGGTTTTACATCGTTAGAAGATGATGATGCGTTAATAGATGAGAAAAACATAGCTGACTGGAATGTAACCCCGGAAAAAGTAACAGAAAATAACGAGTTAAAAGACTTATTGGATAAAGCAATTCAAAAGCTTCCACCGGATTATAGGATAGTTTTTACACTTAGAGATGTAGAGGGGTTCTCAACTGAGGAAACAAGCAAAATTGTTGATCTTTCTATCCCTGCGGTCAAATCAAGACTCCATCGTGCACGTGCTTTTTTAAGAAACGAGTTAAATGAAAGGTTGCGTTATGAACGATTTTAA
- a CDS encoding ATP-binding protein, with product MQEQLSKILADNKLLKNVDFTKINLSGLKGKLITLSEGEILYREGDSADIIYLVVSGEINVIKKKLLGKSKSYIFNAQDFFGQDEFFEETSRTSTAVALKDTYLIALTKEEVDELIKQDDEIYVNLREQNAEINLEELDSKPAQEPLVSVNNKKSSYTKTPEITSETNTEESSSIFSLDFNQQSKDLSLDGDESSIDKNLVDNNTNEKQENISFNESETKKLNESNEQKSKKTADEENISSFTKTIVEESNDLNDALFKILSTQETNAYSNGSQNEHEDLQSEQNLDNSLEEQSVEISQEKSTEERNNDIIGTEGQNLEELAIAEEDVKENKEDKLIKDEVVLSQLDSEISIGGEEENDLEDGKLNLKERKKDLSATEIEIIKEVDEKLAWIEKSTQKQRKETNIDGNAIKIEQLKMIIAAAESINSTIKIDEVLQKIVDVACNLTSAERGTLYLVDKEKNEIWSKIAIGSETHEIRLKIGEGLAGHVAKTGELINSKNVHNDPRFNSAFDKLSGYTTQNMICFPIKNKQGEIIGVLQLLNSSRGEFSKLDEEFLEALSIHSAIAIQNAELVEKLLQLERNQTLGKMANFLIQDIKKPILVSKRYAEHLASRNQSPELKQVIDMLLEQLSQVTDLVQTISSYAIGKAILRTTTVSLNKTLDDFATRISSFVQSHNCSIESHYDKDVLVKLDSKEFFLCYNHIIKNACDAMPDSGIIAISTKREGKNVKIIFKDQGLGIPNGFKDKIFEPFISHGKKEGTGLGLTITKKIVEAHNGTIEIDSTIGEGTTVTITLPIASIY from the coding sequence ATGCAGGAACAGCTTTCAAAAATATTAGCCGATAACAAGCTGCTTAAAAATGTAGACTTCACGAAAATAAATCTGAGTGGCTTAAAAGGGAAATTAATAACTCTTTCCGAAGGGGAAATTTTATATAGAGAAGGTGACAGTGCTGATATTATATATTTGGTAGTCAGCGGTGAAATTAATGTTATAAAAAAGAAACTTTTAGGAAAATCCAAGTCATATATTTTTAATGCCCAAGATTTTTTTGGCCAAGACGAGTTTTTTGAGGAAACCTCGCGTACTTCGACTGCTGTAGCATTAAAAGACACATATTTAATAGCCCTAACTAAAGAAGAAGTTGACGAATTAATTAAGCAGGATGATGAGATTTATGTAAATCTAAGAGAACAAAATGCTGAAATAAATTTAGAGGAATTAGATAGTAAGCCGGCTCAAGAACCGCTTGTAAGTGTTAATAATAAAAAAAGTAGCTATACTAAAACTCCAGAGATTACCTCAGAAACTAATACAGAAGAATCCTCTTCAATTTTTAGTTTGGACTTTAATCAGCAGTCAAAAGACTTATCTTTAGATGGAGATGAGAGTTCAATAGATAAAAATTTAGTAGATAATAACACCAATGAAAAGCAAGAAAACATCAGCTTTAATGAATCTGAAACTAAAAAACTGAACGAGTCTAATGAACAAAAAAGCAAAAAAACTGCCGATGAAGAAAACATTAGCAGTTTTACAAAAACAATAGTTGAAGAATCAAACGATTTGAACGATGCTTTATTTAAGATATTAAGCACACAGGAAACAAATGCATATTCTAACGGAAGTCAAAATGAACATGAAGATTTACAAAGTGAACAAAATTTGGACAATTCATTGGAAGAACAATCCGTAGAAATATCGCAAGAAAAATCTACTGAAGAAAGAAACAATGATATAATTGGGACAGAAGGCCAAAATTTAGAAGAACTAGCAATTGCGGAAGAAGATGTAAAGGAAAATAAAGAAGACAAACTTATTAAAGATGAAGTGGTTTTAAGTCAACTTGATAGTGAAATTAGCATCGGTGGTGAAGAAGAAAATGACCTCGAGGATGGGAAGTTAAATTTAAAAGAGCGTAAAAAGGACTTAAGTGCTACTGAAATAGAGATTATTAAAGAAGTTGATGAAAAATTAGCATGGATAGAAAAGTCGACTCAGAAGCAAAGAAAAGAGACAAATATAGATGGAAATGCAATTAAGATTGAACAGTTGAAAATGATTATCGCTGCTGCAGAGTCGATTAATTCCACAATTAAAATAGATGAAGTGCTTCAAAAAATTGTTGATGTTGCATGTAATCTTACAAGTGCAGAACGTGGTACACTTTATTTAGTTGATAAAGAAAAAAATGAAATTTGGTCTAAAATTGCTATTGGCAGTGAAACACATGAGATAAGATTGAAAATTGGGGAGGGGCTTGCTGGTCACGTAGCTAAAACTGGGGAGTTAATTAACAGCAAAAATGTTCATAACGACCCTCGTTTCAATAGTGCCTTTGATAAGCTGAGTGGCTATACTACTCAAAACATGATTTGTTTTCCAATTAAGAACAAGCAGGGAGAAATAATAGGTGTTCTTCAATTGCTTAATAGTTCGAGAGGTGAGTTTAGTAAATTAGATGAAGAGTTCCTTGAAGCATTGTCAATTCATTCTGCAATTGCTATACAAAATGCAGAATTAGTTGAAAAGCTCTTACAACTTGAAAGAAATCAAACTCTGGGCAAAATGGCTAATTTTCTTATACAAGACATTAAAAAGCCAATATTGGTCAGCAAAAGATATGCTGAACATCTCGCAAGCCGAAATCAATCCCCTGAACTTAAGCAAGTAATTGATATGCTGCTTGAACAATTATCGCAAGTGACAGACCTCGTACAAACAATTTCCAGTTACGCGATAGGCAAAGCAATTTTAAGAACTACAACTGTAAGTCTAAACAAAACATTAGATGACTTTGCTACACGCATTAGTTCTTTTGTTCAATCTCATAATTGCTCAATTGAATCTCATTACGATAAAGATGTTTTAGTTAAACTTGATAGCAAAGAATTTTTCCTTTGCTATAACCATATCATAAAAAATGCCTGCGACGCTATGCCAGATTCAGGTATAATTGCCATTTCTACTAAACGCGAGGGAAAGAATGTAAAGATAATTTTTAAAGATCAGGGACTTGGAATACCAAATGGATTTAAAGATAAGATTTTTGAACCATTTATCTCTCATGGTAAAAAGGAAGGTACTGGATTAGGCCTAACTATTACTAAGAAAATTGTAGAAGCACACAACGGCACTATTGAAATTGATAGTACAATTGGTGAAGGAACAACAGTCACAATTACTTTACCAATAGCCTCCATTTACTAG
- the miaA gene encoding tRNA (adenosine(37)-N6)-dimethylallyltransferase MiaA — translation MNYNLITILGPTAVGKTRLAVKLAYHFNGEIISADSRQVYKSMDIGTGKDLSDYIMEGEKIPYHLIDVIEPTEEFNLFLFNQMFYDAYHKITSKKKIPFLTGGTGLYLHSILKGYLLEKVNMENAQYDELSKLSIEELTSKLKMLNPNLHNTTDLKIKDRVIKAIIIAQNKNKTEKSVKKKINSLTIGVKLDREKLKERITERLKHRLNSGMVEEVKNLLANGISYDKLIFFGLEYRYIAQYLKGELNYNDMFQKLNSAIHNFAKRQMTWFRKMEREGIKIHWIEGPNFELAKKIIEENYS, via the coding sequence ATGAATTATAATTTAATTACAATTTTGGGTCCAACTGCAGTTGGTAAAACCCGCCTCGCTGTAAAACTTGCTTATCATTTTAATGGTGAAATTATCTCAGCCGATTCGAGACAAGTCTATAAAAGTATGGATATTGGCACGGGTAAAGATTTGTCAGATTACATAATGGAGGGGGAAAAAATTCCATATCATTTAATTGATGTAATTGAACCTACTGAGGAATTCAACTTGTTTTTATTTAATCAAATGTTTTACGATGCTTATCATAAAATTACTTCAAAGAAAAAAATTCCATTTTTAACTGGAGGAACTGGCTTATATCTCCATTCTATTCTCAAAGGATATCTTCTTGAAAAAGTTAATATGGAAAACGCACAATATGATGAATTAAGCAAACTTAGCATTGAAGAGCTTACTTCCAAACTTAAAATGCTAAACCCAAACCTGCATAATACAACAGACCTTAAAATAAAAGACAGGGTAATTAAAGCAATTATAATTGCTCAAAACAAAAATAAAACTGAAAAAAGTGTTAAAAAGAAAATTAACTCCCTCACAATAGGAGTTAAACTCGATAGAGAAAAACTAAAAGAAAGAATAACAGAGAGACTAAAACATAGACTTAACAGCGGCATGGTTGAAGAAGTAAAAAATTTATTGGCTAATGGAATTTCTTACGACAAATTAATTTTTTTTGGACTTGAGTACAGGTATATAGCACAATATCTTAAAGGAGAATTAAATTATAATGATATGTTCCAAAAACTTAATAGTGCTATACATAACTTTGCAAAAAGACAAATGACTTGGTTCAGAAAAATGGAAAGAGAAGGAATAAAAATTCACTGGATTGAAGGTCCCAATTTTGAACTTGCAAAAAAAATTATAGAAGAAAATTATTCTTGA
- the prfA gene encoding peptide chain release factor 1, protein MDFLEKLKGVKEKFDKITVQLSNPEILSDQSKVISLSKERSELLDIVNAYDEYSKIINNIEGNQEIIDTADDMELVEVAEAEIKELKEKKIELEEKIKLLLIPKDPDDDKNVIVEIRAGTGGEEAGLFAADLYRMYSRFAELKGWKKELIDLNETGLGGLKEVIFNLSGNGVYGDMKFESGVHRVQRVPATEASGRIHTSAASVVVLPEVEDIEIDLDPNDLRIDVYRSGGAGGQNVNKVETAIRITHIPTGIVVQCQDERSQLKNRQKAMKVLKARLYDMKMSEQINEIAAQRKSMVRKGDRSDKIRTYNFPQNRVTDHRIGLTLYNLDSIMEGDLFELIEKLKIADRTEKLNAV, encoded by the coding sequence ATGGATTTTTTAGAAAAGTTAAAAGGCGTAAAAGAAAAATTTGACAAGATAACCGTGCAACTTTCTAACCCGGAAATTTTGTCAGACCAATCAAAAGTTATCTCTTTAAGCAAGGAAAGAAGTGAGCTTTTAGATATTGTAAATGCATACGATGAATACAGTAAAATAATAAACAATATTGAAGGAAATCAGGAAATCATTGATACTGCAGACGACATGGAATTAGTTGAGGTAGCAGAAGCAGAAATAAAAGAGTTAAAAGAAAAGAAGATTGAACTGGAAGAGAAAATCAAGTTATTATTAATACCGAAAGATCCCGATGATGATAAAAATGTCATTGTGGAGATTAGAGCCGGCACAGGGGGTGAAGAAGCCGGGCTATTTGCAGCTGATCTTTATAGAATGTACTCCCGCTTTGCAGAACTTAAGGGTTGGAAGAAAGAGCTAATTGACTTGAACGAAACGGGACTCGGTGGATTGAAAGAAGTAATTTTTAATTTATCTGGCAATGGTGTTTATGGTGACATGAAATTTGAAAGCGGTGTTCATAGGGTGCAAAGGGTTCCGGCAACTGAAGCGAGCGGGAGAATTCACACATCAGCGGCTTCGGTTGTAGTTTTACCTGAAGTAGAAGATATTGAAATTGATTTGGACCCTAACGATTTACGGATTGATGTTTACAGAAGCGGTGGAGCAGGTGGCCAAAATGTAAATAAAGTTGAAACTGCTATACGTATTACTCACATTCCAACTGGAATTGTAGTTCAGTGTCAGGATGAGCGTTCTCAATTAAAGAATAGGCAAAAGGCAATGAAGGTACTTAAAGCGCGTTTGTACGATATGAAAATGAGCGAACAAATCAATGAGATAGCAGCTCAAAGAAAATCAATGGTACGAAAAGGAGATAGAAGCGATAAAATTCGTACTTACAATTTTCCTCAAAATAGAGTTACCGACCATAGAATTGGACTCACACTTTATAACCTTGACAGCATTATGGAAGGCGATTTGTTCGAACTAATTGAGAAATTGAAAATTGCAGATAGAACAGAGAAGCTTAATGCTGTATGA
- a CDS encoding phosphorylcholine transferase LicD, with product MRINKIEDKSEALRLAQKECLNLLLLVDKLCKENKLNYWIDGGTLLGAVRHNGFIPWDDDIDICLPKNDYDKLIFLLNNYSNKSDKYLLYFHDEKFLTWHDCFGTSSLLVDYIFPVKIDLIPVKFIKNTEEAIAIDKSLTNVASIFVRGKAKKENDILDIHREFLTKFKNPIKAKEYFFNYYNSYMNESTSNYDVNNCLINYSFNDTLVDYEREYYKLEDIYPLAKINFEGYNFSCPKNVGNYLTVLFGSNYLQPPPPEKRITHFSILLKNYLPKKDIKDLLKKVHYYGFINLAINRKRWQKILIHISSFLLLFMSLVTKFNPTLLTNFILYSYKRFKKQWVNQSN from the coding sequence ATGAGAATCAATAAAATAGAAGATAAATCCGAGGCACTTCGTTTAGCTCAAAAAGAATGTTTAAACCTGCTCTTATTGGTAGACAAGCTATGCAAAGAAAACAAGCTGAATTACTGGATAGATGGGGGTACGTTGTTAGGAGCTGTAAGGCATAATGGCTTTATTCCATGGGATGATGACATAGATATATGCCTTCCCAAAAATGATTATGATAAATTGATTTTTCTCCTTAATAATTATTCTAATAAAAGTGATAAATACTTGCTTTATTTCCATGACGAAAAATTTTTAACCTGGCATGATTGTTTCGGAACATCCTCGCTCTTAGTCGATTACATTTTCCCTGTTAAAATAGATTTGATACCAGTAAAATTTATAAAAAACACAGAAGAAGCCATTGCAATTGACAAAAGCTTAACTAATGTGGCTAGCATTTTCGTCAGAGGAAAAGCAAAAAAAGAAAATGATATACTCGATATTCATCGAGAGTTTTTAACAAAATTTAAAAATCCAATCAAAGCTAAGGAATATTTTTTTAATTATTATAACAGTTATATGAATGAAAGCACTTCGAATTATGATGTGAACAATTGTCTAATTAATTACAGCTTTAATGATACCTTAGTTGATTACGAAAGAGAATATTATAAATTAGAAGATATATATCCCCTTGCCAAAATTAATTTTGAAGGATATAACTTCAGTTGTCCGAAAAATGTAGGAAATTATCTTACTGTTCTTTTCGGCAGCAATTACCTTCAACCCCCTCCTCCAGAAAAAAGAATTACTCACTTTAGCATTTTATTGAAAAACTATCTACCTAAAAAAGATATAAAAGATTTGCTAAAAAAAGTGCATTATTATGGCTTTATCAATCTTGCAATTAATAGAAAAAGATGGCAAAAGATTTTAATTCATATAAGTTCTTTCCTTTTATTGTTTATGTCACTTGTTACCAAATTCAATCCTACTCTTCTGACTAATTTCATTCTCTACAGCTATAAAAGATTTAAAAAGCAATGGGTAAATCAAAGTAATTAA
- a CDS encoding NTP transferase domain-containing protein: protein MKIKNAVICAAGIGSRLGLDMPKCLVKIGNHKLIYYLLKVLEDVPNIRIVVGFKEEEVIEYVRSIRNDVIFVRNPDYRTTTNSYSLYLGSYDLSEPFINIDGDMYIDKKNYNLFLNQIIQGENLIGITKAYTEEPVFVQLNKEGKVIKFSREKISEYEWTGIAYFNKIRISKEGHYVYQELEKFLPIQACEIECYEIDTPQDLDYVSNKIDLHENQ, encoded by the coding sequence ATGAAAATTAAAAATGCAGTTATTTGTGCTGCCGGAATTGGCAGTAGATTAGGCTTAGATATGCCAAAATGTTTAGTAAAAATTGGCAACCATAAATTAATCTACTATTTGTTAAAGGTATTAGAAGATGTACCTAATATTCGCATTGTAGTAGGATTTAAGGAAGAAGAAGTAATAGAATACGTCCGCTCTATACGTAATGATGTAATCTTTGTTCGTAATCCCGATTATCGTACAACTACTAATTCCTATAGCCTATATTTGGGCTCATATGACCTATCAGAACCTTTTATTAATATTGATGGTGATATGTACATCGACAAAAAAAATTATAACCTTTTTCTTAATCAAATTATTCAAGGAGAAAATTTAATAGGAATTACAAAAGCATATACAGAAGAACCTGTCTTCGTCCAGCTTAATAAAGAAGGCAAAGTGATAAAATTTAGCAGAGAGAAAATTTCAGAATATGAATGGACTGGCATCGCATATTTTAACAAGATAAGAATAAGTAAAGAAGGGCATTACGTTTACCAAGAATTAGAAAAATTCTTACCTATTCAGGCATGTGAAATAGAATGCTATGAGATAGACACACCCCAAGACCTCGATTACGTATCAAACAAAATAGACCTTCATGAGAATCAATAA